The nucleotide sequence GGTCCAAAGCATCTTGCGCTCTTTGGTGACTCTCTTCTGTGCCATCTCCCAATCGCTTTACCCACTCGCTGGAGAAACGCAGGTGATATGCTGCTTCTTTTTCACCTTTAGCTCCTATGGCTGCCAAGGTCTTATCCGAACTCTGCATCAATGCTCTCATAAGAGGATAATGGAATGCATCGAAGAGGAATTGCCGGACGATCACATGAGCGAAATCCGTATTGGGCTGTTCGACCAGGTGCACGTTCAAGTACTCATGCTCATAGCGTAGAAAGGCGATGGTGTCTTCATCTCCTTCTCCAGCAATCTCACCTGCGTATTGGAAATAACTTCTGACCTGCCCAAAGAAATCCAAGGAGTGATTGGTCAGGGCGATGTCGGTCTCCAGATTGGGACCATGCCCACATAGCTCGCTCAGTCGATGACCGATGATCAATGAATTGTCTCCCAGCATAAGGAGATATTTATAGAGTTGGTCCTTCATCAGATATGCTTCAATTCGTCTGGTAGGTCATAGAAGGTAGGATGTCGATAGACCTTATCCTTGGCCGGCTCGAACAGCTCACCCATATCCTCTGGATTGGTCGCGTGGATATGCTTGGACTCCACCACCCAGATGCTCACGCCTTCTTGTCTACGTGTATATACATCACGTGCGTTCTCCAAGGCCATTTCCTCGTCAGAGGCATGAAGACTCCCTACATGGCGATGCTCCAGTCCGTTCTTACTGCGGATGAAGACTTCCCAGATGGGCCATTGTTTCTTTTCACTCATTGCATTCGTGTTTCTGAGTTGCGGGGTTTAGGCGCTAGATGGTCTCGTGAAAGAGTCAACTCACATACCCAGTAACCCAACAACTTGTCTCAGGCTACTTTTGA is from Flavobacteriales bacterium and encodes:
- the paaC gene encoding phenylacetate-CoA oxygenase subunit PaaC, whose product is MKDQLYKYLLMLGDNSLIIGHRLSELCGHGPNLETDIALTNHSLDFFGQVRSYFQYAGEIAGEGDEDTIAFLRYEHEYLNVHLVEQPNTDFAHVIVRQFLFDAFHYPLMRALMQSSDKTLAAIGAKGEKEAAYHLRFSSEWVKRLGDGTEESHQRAQDALDHLYRLGHELFEETEVEREMKEAGIGADLESIRTEWKETTDNVLKESTLTIPEGPAAITGGKRGIHTEHMGYILAQIQYMQRAYPDMVW
- the paaB gene encoding 1,2-phenylacetyl-CoA epoxidase subunit B, with the translated sequence MSEKKQWPIWEVFIRSKNGLEHRHVGSLHASDEEMALENARDVYTRRQEGVSIWVVESKHIHATNPEDMGELFEPAKDKVYRHPTFYDLPDELKHI